Proteins encoded by one window of Bryobacteraceae bacterium:
- a CDS encoding metallophosphoesterase, which translates to MRLLHTADWQIGMKAANLGAAAGRVRAARLETARDVVRLASERGAEMLILAGDTFEDNGVSRAIVEETASILTACACPVYVLPGNHDPLSTGSVWEHPVWESAGMVRVFREAVPVQAGPATLYPCPLRGRWSNEDPAAWISGAAAAGGLRIGIAHGTLQSPRGAPPDVERAHPIQPLDGLDYFALGHWHSTAIHDRAAYSGTPEPTRFGERESGNVLIVDLRPDAPPRIEAVRTARLEWVSIEGDLAAAARQLERIAEPGATLVDCRLTGFLSAGEQSLLSRVQRTLSGSFLHFRLDASALLPAPDDDAWFAQLPPGYLREAAARLRTAGGETATRALLELYGLLPR; encoded by the coding sequence ATGCGCCTGCTGCACACCGCCGACTGGCAGATCGGGATGAAGGCCGCCAATCTCGGCGCGGCGGCAGGACGGGTCCGCGCGGCACGGCTCGAAACGGCCCGCGACGTGGTGCGGTTGGCGTCGGAACGCGGCGCGGAGATGCTGATCCTGGCGGGCGACACGTTCGAAGACAACGGCGTGAGCCGCGCGATCGTCGAGGAGACGGCGTCGATCCTCACCGCTTGTGCCTGCCCGGTCTACGTGCTGCCCGGCAATCACGATCCGCTGTCGACGGGTTCGGTTTGGGAGCACCCGGTCTGGGAATCAGCCGGAATGGTCCGCGTGTTTCGCGAAGCAGTCCCGGTGCAGGCTGGCCCTGCGACGCTCTACCCATGCCCGCTGCGCGGACGATGGTCCAACGAAGACCCCGCAGCGTGGATTTCCGGAGCGGCGGCGGCGGGCGGGCTCCGGATCGGGATCGCCCACGGCACACTGCAATCGCCTCGCGGCGCTCCGCCCGATGTCGAGCGCGCGCACCCCATTCAGCCGCTGGACGGGCTCGATTACTTCGCTCTGGGACACTGGCACTCCACGGCGATTCACGATCGCGCCGCTTACTCGGGAACTCCAGAGCCAACCCGCTTCGGCGAACGCGAAAGCGGCAATGTCCTCATCGTCGATCTGCGGCCCGACGCGCCGCCGCGGATCGAAGCCGTTCGCACGGCACGGCTGGAATGGGTCTCTATCGAGGGCGACCTCGCCGCCGCGGCACGTCAGCTCGAGCGAATCGCCGAACCCGGGGCCACGCTGGTCGATTGCCGCCTGACGGGCTTCTTGAGTGCCGGCGAGCAGTCTCTGCTCAGCCGGGTGCAGCGGACGCTCTCCGGTTCGTTCCTTCACTTCCGGCTCGACGCGAGCGCGCTCCTGCCCGCGCCCGACGACGACGCCTGGTTCGCGCAACTGCCGCCCGGCTATCTACGCGAAGCGGCGGCGCGGCTGCGCACGGCAGGCGGCGAAACAGCCACCCGCGCGCTGCTCGAACTCTACGGGTTGCTGCCGCGATGA